CAGCCGATCCCCACCAGCGAAGGCCACGCGGTTGACCGATGCGATCAGCCAGCGGAACACGATGGCGCCCACGCCGCCGCCGAGCCCCACCCCGATTGCTTGCAGCAGGGCGCCGACGTTCTCCGACCGGCTGAAAGGCACGTAGCCGCGAGCCCTCGACGCGAATCGACGCCACGTGCCGACGCGACCGTGCTCGGTTCCGCTGCTCGCGGCAGGTGCTGGCCCGGGACTCGGGGGCTCGTCGTCCCCCTCTTGCTCAGTATCGGTAGTCGTCACGCTTGAACGGCCCGTCGATGGGTATGCCCAGGTAGCTGGCTTGCTCTTCGCTCAGACGGGTGAGCCTGACGCCCAGCTTGGCGAGGTGCAGCCGCGCCACCTCCTCGTCGAGCCGCTTGGGCAGCAGGTACACCTGGTTGTCGTAGGTGCCGGCCTTCTGCCACAGCTCCAGCTGGGCGAGCACCTGATTGGTGAACGAGCTGCTCATCACGAAGCTCGGGTGACCGGTGGCGCAGCCGAGGTTGAGCAACCGCCCTTCGGCGAGCATCAGCACGGAGTGACCATCGGGGAAGATCCACTCGTCGTACTGCGGCTTGATGGGGTTCTTTCTCACGCCCGGGACCTTGGCCAGCCCGGCCATGTCGATCTCGTTGTCGAAGTGGCCGATGTTGCCGACGATGGCCTGGTCCTTCATGCGTGCCATTTGCGCGGCGGTGATCACGTCGCGATTGCCGGTGGCGGTCACGAAGATGTCTGCGGTGCCGAGGTGGTCCTCGACGGTGCCGACCTCGAAGCCCTCCATGGCTGCCTGCAGCGCGCAGATGGGATCGATCTCGGTCACGACTACCCGGCAGCCCTGACCACGCAACGCCTGGGCGCAGCCCTTGCCCACCTCGCCGTAGCCGCACACCACCGCCACCTTGCCGCCGATCATCACGTCCGAGGCGCGGTTGAGCCCGTCGATGAGCGAGTGGCGGCAGCCGTAGATGTTGTCGAACTTGCTCTTGGTGACCGAGTCGTTCACGTTGATCGCCGGGAACAGCAGCTCGCCCTTCTTCTCCATCTCGTAGAGCCGGTGCACCCCGGTGGTGGTCTCTTCGCTCACCCCGACGATGGCCTTGGCCAGCGGTTGCCAGCGGCCCGGCTGACGCGCCTGGATGTCGCGTAGCGTCTGCAGCACGC
The Pseudomonadota bacterium genome window above contains:
- a CDS encoding chloride channel protein; translation: MPFSRSENVGALLQAIGVGLGGGVGAIVFRWLIASVNRVAFAGGDRLLAPVLGSPFVVLLPIVGLVLVSNIVRRWAPEAQGHGVPEV
- the ahcY gene encoding adenosylhomocysteinase, coding for MKATRKNHQVKDLSLAEWGRKEICLAEKEMPGLMALRERYGVSKPLAGAKIMGSLHMTVQTAVLIETLVDLGADVRWCSCNIFSTQDHAAAAVAVGRDGSPERPSGVAVFAWKGESLAEYWWCTNEALTWPDGSGPALIVDDGGDATLLVHKGHEFERAGAIPAFDPTCEPDEWGSVLQTLRDIQARQPGRWQPLAKAIVGVSEETTTGVHRLYEMEKKGELLFPAINVNDSVTKSKFDNIYGCRHSLIDGLNRASDVMIGGKVAVVCGYGEVGKGCAQALRGQGCRVVVTEIDPICALQAAMEGFEVGTVEDHLGTADIFVTATGNRDVITAAQMARMKDQAIVGNIGHFDNEIDMAGLAKVPGVRKNPIKPQYDEWIFPDGHSVLMLAEGRLLNLGCATGHPSFVMSSSFTNQVLAQLELWQKAGTYDNQVYLLPKRLDEEVARLHLAKLGVRLTRLSEEQASYLGIPIDGPFKRDDYRY